The Bubalus bubalis isolate 160015118507 breed Murrah chromosome 2, NDDB_SH_1, whole genome shotgun sequence genome includes the window ATCTTCCTTCTGGACCTTGGTCACCACCTTCTTTTTTGGACCCTTTTTTGAGGCTGGGGTCTTCTCTGGTAGCTAAGACGATAAAGAATaggcctgaaattcaggagacccggattcgatccctcgatcaggacgatcccctggcagaggaaatggcaacccactccagtttccttgcctggagaatcccatggacagagaaacccggtgggctacattccatgggggtcgcaaagagtcggacacgaatgagtgactaataTTATTTGACGCGGGGGCGTATTTAGCTATCTCTGGCTTGGAAAACAGCATGAAAAATGGGGAAACAAACCCGAGGAGAACAAGACATCACCAAGAATTAAATCACGGATACAAGCAAAGACTCACAAATCTGATCTTTAATTGGATATAAACTGACCAATAGATAAATAGTATGTAAATTAAGGTTCAAAAACTGCTTTCTTTATTGGGTCAAAAAGAAAGGCGTTCATGTATTCCTATAGGTTGATTAAGAACACTGTTACATGACATaaatcattcaattaaaaatcgATAAAACTTTTTAATTACAGGAAAGTCTTAGCGTTTGGATGTGAAAACTAGGTAAAGAAATCCTATTATGTAGCCGGGTCAAGTCTTCATAAAAGCACTGTGGGTTTGTCTTGGACACCCTGAGACTCTTGGAAAGAGTCCCGAGATTCTAGCCCATTGCAGTGTGCTAAAGGCTCTCGATCGCCGCCATCTTTTTAAGGTTCCGCATTGCAAACCTTTTGTTGACGGATGTCGCCATTAACCCCAGATTGACATTTTAAATGCGTCAAAACCATAAAACAGAGCCAAATTACCAGTtttgagtcaaagaagaaaataaacattagaGATTCCAGAATATTGGGATTTTGCTGTGTCCCCTTAATAATACAAAATTCTTCACATCTTAACAGTATGTACTAAAAGACCATGTTACCGGGAATGAGACATTAACTGTAGATGTGAAATAGGACTCGAGAGGCTTAGACGGTGAATTCTAAAACGGGACAATTATCGGGATTAGAATCCTgatgaaaaagagttaactatGCATAAAATGGCAGGTGTATGAATTCTAGAGGGCTTTCACGGAcacattctattttttatatCCCAAACAGGAGAAAAGTTCAACATTACTGAACGATTAATGTGCTTGTGGACCATACTTGACAGAGTACTATCAATAAAGCAACtcggaaaaaaaaatttttttaaggggaAGATGGCTGCTGATTGAAATGAACCAATCCGAGATTTGCACCGGATGGATGAACCAATGTTAAATAGCTCGAAGCACTTCCGGAATTTAGCAGCCCGTGAGTAACAGGAATTGCCCACAATCCAATCAGAGTGATTCTGGTCCTTTATAAATACAGGAGCAACCCTCCTAGTCTAATCCCATTGTCTTGCAGGCTAGCTATGGCGCGCACTAAGCAAACGGCTCGCAAGTCCACCGGCGGCAAGGCGCCGCGCAAGCAGCTGGCCACCAAGGCGGCCCGCAAGAGCGCGCCGGCCACCGGCGGCGTGAAGAAGCCGCACCGCTACCGCCCGGGCACGGTGGCTCTGCGCGAGATCCGTCGATACCAGAAGTCCACGGAGCTGCTGATCCGCAAGCTGCCGTTCCAGCGGCTGGTGCGCGAGATCGCGCAGGACTTCAAGACCGACCTGCGCTTCCAGAGCTCGGCGGTGATGGCGCTGCAGGAGGCATGCGAGGCCTACCTGGTGGGGCTCTTCGAGGACACCAATCTGTGTGCCATCCACGCCAAACGGGTTACCATCATGCCCAAGGACATCCAGCTTGCCCGCCGCATCCGCGGAGAGAGGGCATAAATTGGCTTAATTGTCGACTGACAATAACTTAAACCCAAAGGCTCTTTTCAGAGCCAATCACTTAATCTATGAAGGGTGCTGTAATATGTGAGTGGAACACAAGTTTGGCAGAGATTGAAGAATCCTATGTGTATGCAGCTGCTTAGGAAGTCCTACGCTCTTTGTAAGCTTTCAATGTAGCAACTACCTCCACGGCTTAAACGCTTCCATTTTGCCTTATTGTATGTAGATTCTGCACACTTAGGCGTGGTACATGGAtttcgtgtgtgtgtgagctGTTGTATCTCGGGACTCACTAAGGGAAAAACAAGAACCAGGTGGTAAATTTAACAGAAACAAGTCTAAATAAATGTTCAGGCCAAGTTAGCCATCGTAAGAAATAGAAGTTTAAACATGAAATAATTGTTCTTGGAAGTCTGTCAGGTAACTGAGACTTGGATGCTGAGAACTGGAAAGCCGTGACCCTTGTAAGGAAAGAAAGTATATTCATTATTTCCAATAATGAAGTAAGACATTTTTAATGCCAAATAAAAGCCTTCCATATTAGAACTTTGTTTCCCATATTCTGTACTTTGTTTGAGATTATACAACAGTGAGTTTTTTAATGTCTGTCTCATCAGATGATGGATGTCAGATGAGGCCCACGAAGGCACGAAAAATATCTAGTTATATGAAATCCACCAGAACATCTAGAACAGTTCTTTGTATTAAATTCTCAAGAAATTTAGTgaaattagaatttaaaagttGTTAGACAAACAAGAATTACCATTCAATGTATTGTTGATTATAGGAGTAAAAGATTGATAGAGTTCATGTTAGTTTAATACTAAATAGTTTAATCACATAGAAATAAATTGACGGTTGCATTATTGAGTTGACCAGAAGTCATGTATTAGTCTGTGAAAGCTCCATAAATAAGGTAAACTCAACAGGTATCTCcaaatatctattattattattctgttaGTGCTTTACAAGTGAGGAGACTGAAACTAAAAAATGTATAGGTAAAAAGGAGTAGAACCAAAAACATTTCCCCTTTAAGCATTACTATAGTTAACAACAGTATTAGTGTGATCCTCAGTAGTTACCCCTGAGGCTTAATTCCTAAGATGAGCCGTCATAAGCAAACTGACATGTTTATCTAAATGTTTTCGTATATGTTAAATGGGTAGATTTTGAAAATGTACAGAGTCACATAAAACTGTGTTCAATTATACTACAATTATTACAGCCAGTTGCACAGAAATAGAATTGAAcagctataaaaataaaacattaaaattgagTTTTTAGCCTTTCTGCTCATTATCTAAACAATGATGTTGCTAgctgacacacacacaattttttttttaattttaaatacattgaaAAGCTAGTGCTTAATATGAGAccttttttaatgaatttgtattttattgggAAAATGTCACAAATCTAAATCACATGACATTTTATAGGTACCTGTTGGAACATTAACTTGTATAACCATTTCAACCTTACCTGGTTGCCTATAAATACATAACTAAacactaatatatataatctCTGAATAATCAGTATCTTTATTTTATGGAAATGATAGCTAAAAAATCAAGATGATTCAGAAATACCATTTCATACTTTCCCCATTTCCTGCCTACCACATGTGCACACAGgtaaatttttatattctacatttgAAGACTTACTGCAAAGGTGTTatatttaagggttttttttttattatttgctactttgttttcatttggggATGTCTTTCTTTTCAGAAGCCCCAACACCTTAGATGGCAGTAAATGAGCTAGTACAGTGCCTAAGTTAAGCCATTGGGA containing:
- the LOC102411988 gene encoding histone H3.1 isoform X1 translates to MARTKQTARKSTGGKAPRKQLATKAARKSAPATGGVKKPHRYRPGTVALREIRRYQKSTELLIRKLPFQRLVREIAQDFKTDLRFQSSAVMALQEACEAYLVGLFEDTNLCAIHAKRVTIMPKDIQLARRIRGERA